From Amycolatopsis sp. YIM 10, the proteins below share one genomic window:
- a CDS encoding flagellar basal body protein FliL: MTSPGQGGQWPQQGGEGQQGGQEYPQQQYPPTAQQYYPQTGEQQYYAPQTGEQPYQQQPYSTGQQQYAQQGQYQQQYSQEQYYAQQQASGGYPVQPDGAPGGPGTPKRKKGLIIGLVIALVVAVGGGVTWFALAQSSSGGADTPTLAAQNLANTISSGDVVGLLGTLAPAEASLFTDPIEEAAAELKRLEIIRPEADPKALSGMEIKTEGLVFDESQQQQVNDHLTITKLTGGKITVTADFTKIPLTKDFLEATLDADDLPSGPETETIDIAEEVRKNKGEPVRIATVKVDDAWYPSLLYTIADYALLEEKTEWPAQGIAANGAGSSTDAVKELLQAALDADIKRVIELLPPDEMGALQDAGPAILEAAGKEKPSGAKVLKLETESSNVGGGTRATLTALELQGPDGEDFKLSKDNDCYSVTMEGRTERMCASELADLVESESDSSMPPAVRQALTSLGTGILKQGVGVITTEVSGKHYVSPIRTLNEQGMTILRSLKPEDIKALLELAD; this comes from the coding sequence GTGACCAGTCCAGGACAGGGCGGCCAGTGGCCGCAGCAGGGCGGCGAAGGGCAGCAGGGCGGTCAGGAGTACCCGCAGCAGCAGTACCCGCCGACCGCGCAGCAGTACTACCCGCAGACCGGGGAACAGCAGTACTACGCGCCCCAGACCGGTGAGCAGCCGTACCAGCAGCAGCCGTATTCGACTGGACAGCAGCAGTACGCCCAGCAGGGGCAGTACCAGCAGCAGTACTCGCAGGAGCAGTACTACGCCCAGCAGCAGGCCAGTGGTGGCTACCCGGTGCAGCCGGACGGCGCGCCCGGCGGCCCTGGCACGCCCAAGCGCAAGAAGGGCCTGATCATCGGCCTGGTGATCGCGCTGGTGGTCGCGGTCGGCGGCGGGGTCACCTGGTTCGCGCTGGCGCAGAGTTCCTCCGGTGGCGCGGACACGCCGACGCTGGCCGCGCAGAACCTGGCGAACACGATCAGCTCCGGTGACGTGGTCGGCCTGCTCGGCACGCTGGCGCCCGCCGAGGCCTCGCTGTTCACCGACCCGATCGAAGAGGCCGCGGCCGAGCTGAAGCGGCTGGAGATCATCCGCCCGGAGGCCGACCCCAAGGCGCTGTCCGGCATGGAGATCAAAACCGAGGGCCTGGTCTTCGACGAGTCCCAGCAGCAGCAGGTCAACGACCACCTGACCATCACCAAGCTGACCGGCGGCAAGATCACCGTCACCGCGGACTTCACCAAGATCCCGCTGACCAAGGACTTCCTCGAAGCCACGCTCGACGCCGACGACCTGCCGTCGGGCCCGGAGACCGAGACGATCGACATCGCCGAGGAGGTCCGCAAGAACAAGGGCGAGCCGGTGCGGATCGCCACGGTCAAGGTCGACGACGCCTGGTACCCGAGCCTGCTCTACACGATCGCCGACTACGCGCTGCTCGAGGAGAAGACCGAGTGGCCCGCCCAGGGCATCGCGGCCAACGGCGCGGGCAGCTCGACCGACGCGGTCAAGGAGCTGCTGCAGGCCGCGCTCGACGCCGACATCAAGCGCGTGATCGAACTGCTGCCGCCGGACGAGATGGGCGCGCTGCAGGACGCCGGCCCGGCGATCCTCGAAGCGGCGGGCAAGGAGAAGCCCAGCGGCGCGAAGGTGCTGAAGCTGGAGACCGAGAGCAGCAACGTCGGGGGCGGGACCCGCGCCACGCTGACCGCGCTCGAGCTGCAGGGCCCCGACGGTGAGGACTTCAAGCTCAGCAAGGACAACGACTGCTACTCGGTGACCATGGAGGGCCGCACCGAGCGGATGTGCGCCTCCGAGCTGGCCGACCTGGTCGAAAGCGAGTCCGACAGCTCGATGCCGCCCGCGGTCAGGCAGGCGCTGACCAGCCTCGGCACCGGCATCCTCAAGCAGGGCGTCGGCGTGATCACCACCGAGGTCTCCGGCAAGCACTACGTCAGCCCGATCCGCACCTTGAACGAGCAGGGCATGACCATCCTGCGCAGCCTCAAGCCCGAGGACATCAAGGCGCTGCTCGAACTGGCCGATTAG
- a CDS encoding aconitate hydratase — protein sequence MELDVTAPASKDSFGARDTLKVGDASYEIFRLDKVEGSERLPYSLKVLLENLLRTEDGANITADHIRALSGWDPKADPSTEIQFTPARVIMQDFTGVPCVVDLATMREAVTDLGGDPDKVNPLAPAELVIDHSVIIDVFGTADAFERNVEFEYGRNKERYQFLRWGQGAFDEFKVVPPGTGIVHQVNIEHLARTVMARNGQAYPDSCVGTDSHTTMVNGLGVLGWGVGGIEAEAAMLGQPVSMLIPRVVGFKLTGEIPAGVTATDVVLTITEMLRRHGVVGKFVEFYGRSVAEVPLANRATIGNMSPEFGSTAAIFPIDEETVRYLKLTGRSAEQVALVEAYAKEQGLWHDPSHEPEFSEYLELDLSTVVPSIAGPKRPQDRIELTDAKSAFRKSVHDYVDGEQVTPHTNVDEAVEESFPASDPAALSFADEDAVSLASAANGASGRPSKPVRVKSDDRGEFVLDHGAVVIASITSCTNTSNPSVMLGAALLARNAVEKGLTVKPWVKTSMAPGSQVVTDYYEKAGLWPYLEKLGYHLVGYGCTTCIGNSGPLPEDISAAVNENDLTVVSVLSGNRNFEGRINPDVKMNYLASPPLVIAYALAGTMDFDFEAQPLGQDGDGNDVFLKDIWPSSKEIQDTIDFAITQEMFTKDYADVFDGGDRWKSLPTPEGKTFDWDPRSTYVRKPPYFDGMAAEPAPVTDISGARVLAKLGDSVTTDHISPAGAIKPGTPAAQYLTENGVDKKDFNSYGSRRGNHEVMIRGTFANIRLRNQLLDDVQGGYTRDFTQEGAPQAFIYDAAQNYAAAGTPLVVLGGKEYGSGSSRDWAAKGTSLLGVRAVITESFERIHRSNLIGMGVIPLQFPEGESASSLHLDGTETFDIEGITKLNDGETPRTVKVTATKEDGTKVEFDAVVRIDTPGEADYYRNGGILQYVLRKMTA from the coding sequence ATGGAGTTAGACGTGACTGCACCAGCCAGCAAGGACAGCTTCGGCGCGCGTGACACGCTGAAGGTCGGCGACGCCTCGTACGAGATCTTCCGACTGGACAAGGTCGAGGGCTCGGAGCGCCTGCCCTACAGCCTGAAGGTTCTCCTGGAGAACCTGCTGCGCACCGAGGACGGCGCGAACATCACCGCCGACCACATCCGCGCGCTCAGCGGCTGGGACCCGAAGGCCGACCCGTCCACCGAGATCCAGTTCACCCCCGCCCGCGTGATCATGCAGGACTTCACCGGCGTGCCGTGCGTGGTCGACCTGGCCACCATGCGTGAGGCGGTCACCGACCTCGGCGGCGACCCGGACAAGGTCAACCCGCTCGCCCCGGCCGAGCTGGTGATCGACCACTCGGTGATCATCGACGTGTTCGGCACCGCCGACGCCTTCGAGCGCAACGTCGAGTTCGAGTACGGCCGCAACAAGGAGCGCTACCAGTTCCTGCGCTGGGGCCAGGGCGCCTTCGACGAGTTCAAGGTGGTGCCCCCGGGCACCGGCATCGTGCACCAGGTCAACATCGAGCACCTGGCCCGCACCGTGATGGCCCGCAACGGCCAGGCCTACCCCGACTCCTGCGTCGGCACCGACTCGCACACCACCATGGTCAACGGCCTCGGTGTGCTCGGCTGGGGCGTCGGCGGCATCGAGGCCGAGGCGGCCATGCTCGGCCAGCCGGTCTCCATGCTCATCCCGCGCGTGGTCGGCTTCAAGCTCACCGGCGAGATCCCGGCCGGGGTGACCGCCACCGACGTGGTGCTCACCATCACCGAGATGCTGCGCCGCCACGGTGTGGTCGGCAAGTTCGTCGAGTTCTACGGGCGGAGCGTGGCCGAGGTGCCGCTGGCCAACCGCGCCACCATCGGCAACATGAGCCCCGAGTTCGGCTCCACCGCGGCGATCTTCCCGATCGACGAGGAGACCGTGCGCTACCTCAAGCTGACCGGCCGCTCCGCCGAGCAGGTCGCGCTGGTCGAGGCCTACGCCAAGGAGCAGGGCCTCTGGCACGACCCGTCGCACGAGCCGGAGTTCTCCGAGTACCTCGAGCTGGACCTGTCCACCGTGGTGCCCTCGATCGCCGGTCCGAAGCGCCCGCAGGACCGCATCGAGCTGACCGACGCGAAGTCCGCGTTCCGCAAGTCGGTGCACGACTACGTCGACGGCGAGCAGGTCACCCCGCACACCAACGTGGACGAGGCGGTCGAGGAGTCCTTCCCGGCCAGCGACCCGGCGGCGCTGTCGTTCGCCGACGAGGACGCGGTGAGCCTGGCCTCCGCCGCGAACGGCGCCTCCGGCCGCCCGAGCAAGCCGGTCCGGGTCAAGTCGGACGACCGCGGTGAGTTCGTGCTCGACCACGGCGCCGTGGTGATCGCCTCGATCACCTCGTGCACCAACACCTCCAACCCGTCGGTGATGCTGGGCGCGGCCCTGCTCGCCCGCAACGCGGTGGAGAAGGGCCTGACCGTCAAGCCGTGGGTGAAGACCTCGATGGCGCCCGGCTCGCAGGTGGTCACCGACTACTACGAGAAGGCCGGTCTCTGGCCGTACCTGGAGAAGCTCGGCTACCACCTGGTCGGCTACGGCTGCACCACCTGCATCGGCAACTCGGGCCCGCTGCCGGAGGACATCTCCGCGGCGGTCAACGAGAACGACCTGACCGTGGTGTCGGTGCTCTCGGGCAACCGGAACTTCGAGGGCCGGATCAACCCGGACGTGAAGATGAACTACCTGGCGTCGCCGCCGCTGGTGATCGCCTACGCGCTGGCGGGCACGATGGACTTCGACTTCGAGGCGCAGCCGCTCGGCCAGGACGGTGACGGCAACGACGTGTTCCTGAAGGACATCTGGCCCTCCTCCAAGGAGATCCAGGACACCATCGACTTCGCGATCACGCAGGAGATGTTCACCAAGGACTACGCCGACGTGTTCGACGGCGGGGACCGGTGGAAGTCGCTGCCCACGCCCGAGGGCAAGACCTTCGACTGGGACCCGCGGTCCACCTACGTGCGGAAGCCGCCGTACTTCGACGGCATGGCCGCCGAGCCGGCCCCGGTCACCGACATCTCCGGCGCGCGCGTGCTGGCCAAGCTGGGCGACTCGGTCACCACCGACCACATCTCCCCGGCCGGTGCGATCAAGCCGGGCACCCCGGCCGCGCAGTACCTGACCGAGAACGGCGTGGACAAGAAGGACTTCAACTCCTACGGTTCGCGGCGCGGCAACCACGAGGTGATGATCCGCGGCACGTTCGCCAACATCCGGCTGCGCAACCAGCTGCTGGACGACGTGCAGGGCGGCTACACCCGGGACTTCACCCAGGAGGGCGCGCCGCAGGCATTCATCTACGACGCGGCGCAGAACTACGCGGCGGCGGGCACCCCGCTGGTGGTGCTCGGCGGCAAGGAGTACGGCTCCGGTTCGTCGCGTGACTGGGCGGCCAAGGGCACCTCGCTGCTGGGGGTGCGCGCGGTGATCACCGAGTCGTTCGAGCGCATCCACCGGTCGAACCTGATCGGCATGGGCGTGATCCCGCTGCAGTTCCCGGAGGGCGAGTCGGCTTCCTCGCTGCACCTGGACGGCACGGAGACCTTCGACATCGAGGGCATCACCAAGCTGAACGATGGCGAGACCCCGCGCACGGTCAAGGTCACCGCCACCAAGGAAGACGGCACGAAGGTGGAGTTCGACGCGGTGGTCCGCATCGACACCCCGGGCGAGGCCGACTACTACCGCAACGGTGGCATCCTGCAGTACGTGCTGCGCAAGATGACCGCCTGA
- a CDS encoding alpha/beta hydrolase translates to MRRRVLTGAVVAGFVLAGLPATATAAPERAPEPASAAATAPIAWKPCPPSTLIGVPPEQHQNFSCAYYRVPIDHDNAALGTIDISLLRRHARQPSAKIGSLFLNPGGPGGPGLRMPISADRYLEPEVLDRFDLVGFDPRGVGSSNPLRCFTTAEDQADVFAKQVAVPISRTEMSDSLAAYRDYAGFCDRNAGSLLDHMSTKDVVRDLDVLRAAAGDQKLTYVGFSYGTLIGATYANMFPKATRALVLDGNVDPKLRTSDGLQYDRERARGFELALDAYLGECKDVGPKCAFSQGSPRQKFDEIREHLRKQPIPLPGGGQVDIHTFTNGVGGALYNFSEFAMLAEQLQEVYEVLHPPAAKALSAADVPTLTTPGNRGRFDVWPDTPYTSDDSYFAVNCSDKRFKHKQHKLPEIAAVWEKESRTFGRIQAFADAAGCPVWPGDEDVYAGPWQAKVDTPVLVVGNYYDPATQYEFSKRMTQQLGNARLVSVDAFGHCILGDSQGVDDLTADYLIDLKAPAPGQVFLPDVAPFDPVLAAD, encoded by the coding sequence GTGCGCAGACGGGTGCTCACCGGTGCGGTGGTGGCGGGGTTCGTGCTGGCGGGGTTGCCCGCCACCGCCACCGCCGCACCGGAACGAGCGCCAGAACCTGCGTCGGCCGCGGCCACCGCGCCGATCGCCTGGAAGCCCTGCCCGCCGTCCACGCTGATCGGGGTGCCCCCGGAGCAGCACCAGAACTTCAGCTGCGCCTACTACCGGGTGCCGATCGACCACGACAACGCCGCGCTCGGCACCATCGACATCTCGCTGCTGCGGCGGCACGCGCGCCAGCCGTCGGCGAAGATCGGCTCGCTGTTCCTGAACCCGGGCGGGCCCGGCGGTCCCGGCCTGCGCATGCCGATCAGTGCCGACCGTTATCTCGAGCCCGAGGTGCTGGACCGGTTCGACCTGGTCGGTTTCGATCCGCGCGGGGTCGGCTCCAGCAATCCGCTGCGCTGCTTCACCACCGCCGAGGACCAGGCCGATGTGTTCGCCAAGCAGGTGGCGGTGCCGATCAGCCGCACCGAGATGTCGGACTCGCTGGCCGCCTACCGCGACTACGCCGGGTTCTGCGACCGGAACGCGGGCAGCCTGCTCGACCACATGTCCACCAAGGACGTGGTCCGCGACCTCGACGTGCTCCGGGCCGCGGCCGGGGACCAGAAGCTGACCTACGTCGGCTTCTCCTACGGCACGCTGATCGGCGCGACCTACGCGAACATGTTCCCCAAGGCCACCCGCGCGCTGGTGCTCGACGGCAACGTCGATCCGAAGCTGCGTACCAGCGACGGCCTGCAGTACGACCGGGAACGTGCGCGCGGCTTCGAACTCGCGCTCGACGCCTACCTCGGCGAATGCAAGGACGTCGGCCCGAAGTGCGCGTTCAGCCAGGGCAGTCCGCGCCAGAAGTTCGACGAGATCCGCGAACACCTCCGCAAGCAGCCGATCCCGCTGCCCGGTGGCGGGCAGGTCGACATCCACACCTTCACCAACGGCGTGGGCGGCGCCCTGTACAACTTCTCCGAATTCGCCATGCTCGCCGAGCAACTGCAAGAGGTCTACGAGGTGCTGCACCCGCCCGCGGCGAAGGCGCTGTCCGCGGCCGACGTGCCGACGCTGACCACGCCGGGCAACCGTGGCCGGTTCGACGTGTGGCCGGACACCCCGTACACCTCGGACGACTCGTACTTCGCGGTCAACTGCTCGGACAAGCGGTTCAAGCACAAGCAGCACAAGCTGCCCGAGATCGCTGCGGTGTGGGAGAAGGAGTCGCGCACCTTCGGCCGGATCCAGGCGTTCGCCGACGCGGCGGGCTGCCCGGTCTGGCCCGGTGACGAGGACGTCTACGCCGGGCCGTGGCAGGCGAAGGTCGACACGCCGGTGCTGGTGGTCGGCAACTACTACGACCCGGCCACCCAGTACGAGTTCTCGAAGCGGATGACCCAGCAGCTCGGCAACGCCCGGCTGGTCTCGGTCGACGCGTTCGGGCACTGCATCCTCGGCGATTCGCAGGGGGTGGACGATCTCACCGCCGACTACCTGATCGACCTGAAGGCACCCGCGCCCGGCCAGGTGTTCCTGCCGGACGTGGCCCCGTTCGACCCGGTCCTCGCGGCCGACTGA
- the egtD gene encoding L-histidine N(alpha)-methyltransferase: MSEPDLTEHHSQAAVTEALRADVRAGLAAERKWLPPKWFYDAAGSELFEKITALPEYYPTRAEREILASRAPAIARATGARALVELGSGSSEKTRLLLDALTAHGTLETFVPLDVSGAALAEATEAIAAEYPKLEVRGVVGDFTEHLGLLPGEPPRVVAFLGGTIGNFLPAERAKFLRSVREVLAPGEWLLLGADLVKDPERLVRAYDDAAGVTAEFNRNVLRVINERLGADFDVDAFEHVAHWDAEAEWIEMWLRATEEQVVRIPGADLEVRFAAGEHVRTEISAKFRPEGLAAELAAAGFDVAERWTDADGLFSLTLAKADRK, translated from the coding sequence ATGAGCGAACCCGATCTCACCGAGCACCACAGCCAGGCGGCCGTCACCGAGGCGCTGCGCGCCGACGTGCGCGCCGGACTGGCCGCCGAGCGGAAGTGGTTGCCGCCCAAGTGGTTCTACGACGCGGCAGGCAGTGAGCTGTTCGAGAAGATCACCGCACTGCCCGAGTACTACCCGACCAGGGCCGAGCGCGAGATCCTGGCGAGCAGGGCCCCGGCGATCGCGCGGGCCACCGGCGCCCGCGCGCTGGTCGAACTGGGCTCGGGGTCGAGCGAGAAGACCCGCCTGCTGCTCGACGCGCTGACCGCGCACGGCACGCTCGAGACCTTCGTGCCGCTGGACGTCTCCGGGGCGGCGCTGGCCGAAGCCACCGAGGCGATCGCCGCCGAGTACCCCAAGCTGGAGGTGCGCGGGGTGGTCGGCGACTTCACCGAGCACCTGGGCCTGCTGCCCGGCGAGCCGCCGCGGGTGGTCGCCTTTCTCGGCGGCACCATCGGCAACTTCCTGCCCGCCGAGCGGGCGAAGTTCCTGCGCTCGGTGCGTGAGGTGCTGGCGCCGGGGGAGTGGCTGCTGCTCGGCGCCGACCTGGTGAAGGACCCGGAGCGGCTGGTCCGCGCCTACGACGACGCGGCGGGGGTGACCGCCGAGTTCAACCGCAACGTGCTGCGGGTGATCAACGAACGGCTCGGCGCCGACTTCGACGTGGACGCCTTCGAGCACGTGGCGCACTGGGACGCCGAGGCCGAGTGGATCGAGATGTGGCTGCGCGCCACGGAGGAGCAGGTGGTCCGGATCCCCGGCGCCGACCTGGAAGTGCGGTTCGCCGCCGGTGAGCACGTGCGCACCGAGATCTCGGCGAAGTTCCGCCCGGAGGGCCTGGCCGCCGAACTCGCCGCGGCCGGGTTCGATGTCGCGGAGCGCTGGACCGACGCCGACGGGCTGTTCAGCCTCACCCTGGCAAAGGCGGACAGGAAATGA
- the egtC gene encoding ergothioneine biosynthesis protein EgtC, with translation MCRHLGYLGEPCSPAELLFEAPHSLLHQSYAPADMRGGGSVNADGFGLGWYGAAAEPLRYRRHAPLWTDESLRPLAASLHTKAFLAAVRNGTTGMPVGEAACAPFGEGRWLFSHNGMVPGWPESVVPLAEKLPVAELLRLPAPTDSVLLWAVLSARLRDGAEPVGAVTGLVAEVEAAAPGSRLNLLLTDGELLVGTAWTHALSYVATETGTVVASEPCDDRPGWTPVPERHAVTVRGRQVEITPITG, from the coding sequence ATGTGCCGCCATCTGGGTTACCTCGGTGAGCCCTGCTCGCCGGCGGAGCTGCTGTTCGAGGCGCCGCATTCGCTGCTGCACCAGTCGTACGCCCCGGCGGACATGCGGGGCGGCGGATCGGTGAACGCGGACGGCTTCGGCCTTGGCTGGTACGGGGCGGCCGCCGAGCCGCTCCGCTACCGGCGCCACGCTCCACTGTGGACCGACGAGAGCCTGCGCCCGCTGGCCGCTTCCCTGCACACCAAGGCTTTTCTCGCCGCGGTGCGCAACGGCACCACCGGCATGCCGGTGGGGGAGGCGGCCTGCGCGCCGTTCGGCGAGGGCCGGTGGCTGTTCAGCCACAACGGCATGGTGCCGGGCTGGCCGGAGTCGGTGGTGCCACTGGCGGAGAAGCTGCCGGTGGCCGAGCTGCTCCGGCTGCCCGCGCCGACCGATTCGGTACTGCTTTGGGCGGTGCTCTCGGCCCGCCTGCGCGACGGCGCCGAACCGGTGGGCGCGGTGACCGGCCTGGTCGCCGAGGTCGAGGCGGCCGCGCCGGGCTCGCGGCTGAACCTGCTGCTGACCGACGGCGAGCTGCTGGTCGGTACCGCGTGGACGCACGCACTGTCCTATGTGGCCACCGAGACCGGCACGGTGGTCGCCTCCGAACCCTGTGACGACCGCCCCGGCTGGACCCCGGTGCCCGAACGGCACGCGGTGACCGTCCGCGGCCGTCAGGTCGAGATCACCCCCATTACCGGCTGA
- the egtB gene encoding ergothioneine biosynthesis protein EgtB gives MATSTAENNPLLELSPQDLRAHAAEALTRARARSTALTDAVDDEDLVRQHSKLMSPLVWDLAHIGSQEELWLVRDVGGREPLRPDLDEIYDAFMHARADRPGLPLLGPADARAYVREVRDKSFDVLEKAPLDDGNALQRNAFAFGMITQHEQQHDETMLATHQLRRGEPVLHAPAPPPRRAGALPPEVLVPGGAFVMGTTAEPWALDNERPAHETHVDGFAIDTTPVTNGAYLAFVDGGGYTDPRWWSQEGWAYRTEHGIVAPRFWRREGDQWWRVRFGVHERIPLDEPVVHVSYHEAAAYAAWAGKRLPTEPEWEKAARFDPVSGRSRRFPWGDDEPTAEHANLGQRHLRPAPVGAYPAGASPLGVHQLIGDVWEWTSSDFHGYPGFRAFPYREYSEVFFGPEYKVLRGGSFGTDAAAIRGTFRNWDYPIRRQIFAGFRCARDLTPAERA, from the coding sequence GTGGCTACCTCGACCGCGGAAAACAACCCACTGCTCGAGCTGAGCCCGCAGGACCTGCGCGCCCACGCCGCCGAAGCACTGACCCGGGCGCGGGCCCGCAGCACCGCGCTGACCGACGCCGTCGACGACGAGGACCTGGTGCGCCAGCACTCGAAGCTGATGTCGCCGCTGGTCTGGGACCTCGCGCACATCGGCAGCCAGGAGGAACTCTGGCTGGTCCGCGACGTGGGCGGCCGGGAGCCGCTGCGCCCGGACCTCGACGAGATCTACGACGCCTTCATGCACGCGCGCGCCGATCGCCCCGGCCTCCCACTGCTCGGCCCGGCCGACGCCCGCGCCTACGTCCGCGAAGTCCGCGACAAGTCCTTCGACGTGCTGGAGAAGGCTCCGCTCGACGACGGGAACGCCTTGCAGCGCAACGCGTTCGCCTTCGGCATGATCACCCAGCACGAGCAGCAGCACGACGAGACCATGCTGGCCACGCACCAGCTGCGCCGCGGTGAGCCGGTGCTGCACGCACCCGCCCCGCCCCCGCGCCGCGCCGGCGCGCTGCCGCCCGAGGTGCTGGTCCCGGGTGGCGCGTTCGTCATGGGCACCACGGCCGAGCCGTGGGCGCTGGACAACGAGCGACCGGCGCACGAGACGCACGTCGACGGCTTCGCCATCGACACCACCCCGGTCACCAACGGCGCCTACCTGGCCTTTGTGGACGGTGGCGGGTACACCGACCCGCGCTGGTGGAGCCAGGAGGGCTGGGCCTACCGCACCGAGCACGGCATCGTCGCGCCGCGCTTCTGGCGCCGCGAGGGCGACCAGTGGTGGCGTGTCCGGTTCGGTGTGCACGAGCGCATTCCGCTCGACGAGCCGGTGGTCCACGTGTCCTACCACGAGGCGGCGGCGTACGCGGCCTGGGCGGGCAAGCGGCTGCCGACCGAACCCGAGTGGGAGAAGGCCGCCCGGTTCGATCCGGTTTCCGGGCGCTCGCGCCGGTTCCCCTGGGGTGACGACGAGCCGACCGCCGAGCACGCGAACCTCGGGCAGCGGCACCTGCGCCCGGCACCGGTGGGCGCCTACCCGGCCGGTGCCTCGCCGCTCGGTGTGCACCAGCTGATCGGCGACGTCTGGGAGTGGACGAGCAGCGACTTCCACGGCTATCCGGGCTTCCGCGCGTTCCCGTACCGGGAGTACTCCGAGGTCTTCTTCGGACCGGAGTACAAGGTGCTGCGCGGTGGTTCGTTCGGCACGGACGCGGCGGCGATCCGCGGCACCTTCCGCAACTGGGACTACCCGATCCGGCGGCAGATCTTCGCCGGGTTCCGGTGCGCCAGGGACCTCACTCCCGCCGAGCGGGCCTGA
- a CDS encoding glutamate-cysteine ligase family protein produces MTTVRDFPSPATGNLAARVVSDRAEGEAYVASVCFKHGPPRLLGVELEYTVHHRDDPSRPLDPGVLAEALGPHAPRTLDPGGEAAPLPGGSPVSIEPGGQVEISALPRSSLAELAVTVDADLAHLTELLARSGLELGDSGIDAHRAPDRILQTPRYAAMERRFAPDGPGGLTMMCSTAGLQVCVDAGEPEHLAARWAAAHELGPALLALFANSGRHAGEDTGHASARWLAVMATERARTFAATATPDPPRDWARRMLDTPLLVVPRAEGPWDAPVRFTFADWIDGRGEAGVFGRPTLADLDYHLTTMFTPVRPQGYLEIRYLDAQPPRGWLDATALLVALLAEPSTVDRARELCEPVAGAWETAAARGLADPAIAAAAKAVADLGCAALGATGLPPEVIDRITEAVQHRAARTPAARTPEERA; encoded by the coding sequence ATGACGACGGTCAGAGATTTTCCTTCTCCCGCAACGGGTAACCTCGCCGCGCGGGTGGTTTCCGACCGTGCGGAGGGCGAGGCCTACGTGGCGTCGGTGTGCTTCAAGCACGGCCCGCCGAGACTGCTCGGAGTGGAGCTCGAGTACACCGTGCACCACCGGGACGACCCGTCCCGCCCGCTCGATCCCGGTGTGCTGGCCGAGGCGCTCGGCCCGCACGCACCACGAACGCTCGATCCCGGCGGAGAGGCCGCGCCCCTGCCGGGCGGCTCGCCGGTGAGCATCGAACCCGGCGGCCAAGTGGAGATTTCGGCCCTCCCGCGCAGCTCACTGGCCGAACTGGCGGTCACTGTGGACGCCGATCTGGCCCATCTCACCGAACTGCTCGCCCGATCCGGGCTGGAACTGGGCGATTCGGGCATCGACGCCCATCGCGCCCCGGACCGGATCCTGCAAACCCCGCGCTACGCCGCGATGGAACGCCGGTTCGCGCCGGACGGTCCCGGCGGCCTCACCATGATGTGCAGCACGGCGGGGCTGCAGGTCTGCGTGGACGCGGGGGAGCCCGAGCACCTGGCCGCGCGCTGGGCGGCCGCACACGAACTCGGGCCCGCGCTGCTGGCGTTGTTCGCCAACTCCGGCAGGCACGCGGGGGAGGACACCGGGCACGCCTCCGCGCGCTGGCTGGCGGTGATGGCCACCGAACGGGCCCGCACCTTCGCCGCCACGGCCACACCGGACCCTCCGCGCGACTGGGCGCGCCGAATGCTGGACACCCCGTTGCTGGTGGTGCCGCGGGCCGAGGGCCCGTGGGACGCGCCGGTGCGCTTCACCTTCGCCGACTGGATCGACGGACGCGGTGAGGCGGGTGTGTTCGGCAGGCCGACACTGGCCGATTTGGACTACCACCTGACCACGATGTTCACCCCGGTGCGTCCGCAGGGCTACCTGGAGATCCGGTACCTGGACGCGCAGCCGCCGCGGGGCTGGCTCGACGCCACCGCCCTGCTCGTCGCCCTGCTCGCCGAGCCATCCACTGTGGACAGGGCACGCGAACTGTGCGAACCCGTCGCCGGTGCCTGGGAGACCGCGGCCGCCCGCGGTCTCGCCGACCCGGCCATCGCCGCGGCCGCCAAGGCCGTGGCCGATCTCGGCTGCGCCGCACTCGGCGCGACCGGATTGCCACCCGAGGTGATCGACCGGATCACCGAGGCCGTGCAGCACCGAGCCGCCAGGACCCCGGCGGCCCGAACCCCCGAAGAGAGGGCGTGA